Proteins co-encoded in one Aspergillus luchuensis IFO 4308 DNA, chromosome 6, nearly complete sequence genomic window:
- a CDS encoding ribosomal lysine N-methyltransferase (BUSCO:EOG09261WJ8;~COG:S;~EggNog:ENOG410PI4F;~InterPro:IPR015353,IPR001214,IPR036464;~PFAM:PF00856,PF09273;~go_function: GO:0005515 - protein binding [Evidence IEA]): protein MSSTTHFPDPGNFQHQSNEFLTWLAGKPGVKINPKIQIADLRSHAAGRGVVAQSDLDEGEELFTIPRAHVLSVQNSNLKNLLSQNLEDLGPWLSLMVVMIYEYLQGDQSAWASYFRVLPRNFDTLMFWSASELEELQGSAIVEKIGKQGAEGSIIESIAPIVRANPALFPPIDGVASYDGDAGTQALLHLAHTMGSLIMAYAFDIEKPEDEEGDRDGEDGYLTDEEEEQSSKGMVPLADLLNADADRNNARLFQEEEVLVMKAIKPIKSGEEIFNDYGEIPRSDLLRRYGYVTDNYAQYDVVELSLDQICQAAGLGSADIETQPPLQFLEDLELLDDGYTIPRPSSPEDPLTDILPDELLLLLKTLALPSDQLEKQRSKNKPPKPSFGDAEAAIFAKALQLNQAQYATTIPQDQELLAQLSQLEASGPVEGSVRRKKMAIQVRLGEKEILYNLSFMLDKQFGATLTSNPLKRAANGDSDEPQRNKALRT from the exons ATGtcttccaccacccattTTCCCGACCCGGGAAACTTCCAGCACCAGTCAAATGAGTTTCTcacttggctggctggcaagCCCGGTGTCAAAATCAACCCCAAGATCCAAATTGCAGATCTGCGCTCCCACGCTGCTGGCCGAGGTGTCG TGGCTCAGTCCGATCTCGACGAAGGTGAAGAGCTTTTTACCATCCCCCGCGCACATGTTCTCTCGGTTCAGAATTCCAATTTGAAGAACCTGCTCTCCCAGAACCTCGAAGATCTTGGCCCTTGGTTGTCTCTCATGGTTGTCATGATCTATGAGTATCTTCAAGGCGATCAGTCTGCTTGGGCTTCATACTTCCGGGTTCTTCCTCGCAATTTTGACACCCTCATGTTCTGGTCCGCTTCCGAGCTCGAGGAGCTTCAGGGCAGCGCTATTGTCGAGAAGATCGGGAAGCAGGGAGCCGAAGGATCCATTATCGAGTCCATTGCTCCTATCGTGCGAGCAAATCctgcccttttccctcccatcGACGGAGTTGCCTCTTACGATGGAGACGCTGGGACCCAGGCCCTCCTTCACCTCGCACATACTATGGGATCGCTTATCATGGCCTACGCTTTTGACATCGAGAAaccggaagatgaagagggtgaccgtgatggtgaagacggTTATTTgaccgatgaagaagaagaacagtcGTCCAAGGGCATGGTTCCTCTGGCCGATCTGCTCAATGCGGATGCCGATCGCAACAAT GCTCGTCttttccaagaagaagaagtcttgGTTATGAAGGCTATCAAGCCTATCAAATCGGGCGAGGAGATCTTCAACGACTATGGGGAGATCCCACGTTCTGACCTCCTGAGACGGTACGGTTACGTGACTGACAACTATGCCCAATACGACGTTGTCGAGCTCTCATTGGACCAAATATGCCAGGCTGCTGGCCTTGGAAGTGCCGATATTGAGACCCAACCTCCG CTTCAGTTCCTCGAAGACTTGGAACTTCTTGACGACGGTTATACCATTCCAAGGCCCTCTTCCCCTGAGGATCCGTTGACTGATATTCTTCCGGATGAGCTCTTGCTATTGTTGAAGACTCTAGCGCTCCCGTCCGACCAGTTGGAGAAGCAGCGCTCGAAGAACAAGCCCCCCAAGCCATCCTTCGGTGATGCGGAGGCCGCCATCTTTGCCAAGGCTCTGCAGTTGAACCAGGCTCAGTATGCGACGACCATTCCCCAGGATCAGGAACTCCTCGCCCAGTTGTCGCAGCTTGAAGCATCCGGCCCGGTGGAAGGATCTGTTCGTCGTAAGAAGATGGCGATCCAGGTCCGCCTCGGCGAAAAGGAGATTTTGTACAACCTGTCCTTCATGCTCGACAAGCAGTTCGGGGCCACACTCACGAGCAATCCTCTCAAGCGGGCAGCAAATGGCGACAGCGACGAACCGCAGAGAAATAAAGCTCTGAGGACTTGA
- the EPL1 gene encoding enhancer of polycomb-like protein 1 (BUSCO:EOG09263L7Y;~COG:B;~EggNog:ENOG410Q04X;~InterPro:IPR024943,IPR019542;~PFAM:PF10513;~go_component: GO:0032777 - Piccolo NuA4 histone acetyltransferase complex [Evidence IEA];~go_component: GO:0035267 - NuA4 histone acetyltransferase complex [Evidence IEA];~go_process: GO:0006357 - regulation of transcription by RNA polymerase II [Evidence IEA]), which yields MTRYGGMGRTRPKKLTSKASIPIVREHDIDLIDDEIQNALQQIETGVEKAEESEFHLQVAINAAAQGKVKDAHIPTPETVLSNLRYDELYPPIFSQPATYIRFSATVEDCCGAPYCMDEEDDVFLKIFNQKRDAGSRCTEDQFEEVMSFFELTSRKEQPYAFVDNSPLMSFEEFQQAMDPAVEESVKRFAKDIYEYWKSRRTSNGNEPLLPTPKVEAGRDTDDTDPYVCFRRREVRQTRKTRGRDAQSADKLRRLRKELEDARQMVALVRQRELARKEMLAIERQVFLQRSEVKEMKRKLNIKDDDEDLINQKPKKKPVEAPAVQRPAAPQLRMPPKAGTQAAEDLQLLEDVQAEKENEIQRDIKQNIAKHVKWNEGYVDFTRAPLSPSPERTFDAASFRPAITTQLPTPPSSESSDNMLDSPLDTTSAIALRDKLAPHAMELSVDTSKMPSFRRRIGRGGRLWIDRRNLVSRCRVELDPWKADRFKYDQEDSDEDLEFEGDQYDIQIMQHRAIMAAKARDQAAAAAQAHAQAQAQQAQAQAQAQRRLQAEQTSATNPPSGGQTMGSNPGPGAIASTSET from the exons ATGACTAGGTACgggggaatggggaggaCGCGCCCGAAAAAGCTCACCTCCAAGGCCTCCATCCCCATAGTCCGGGAGCACGACATAGATCTTATCGACGATGAAATCCAAAATGCCCTACAACAGATCGAGACCGGCGTGGAAAAGGCCGAGGAATCG GAATTCCATCTCCAGGTCGCCATAAATGCGGCTGCGCAGGGGAAAGTAAAAGATGCCCATATCCCGACGCCGGAGACGGTCCTCAGTAACCTGCGCTATGATGAGCTCTACCCGCCTATCTTCTCGCAACCTGCGACCTACATTCGCTTCTCTGCTACGGTAGAGGACTGTTGCGGAGCCCCGTATTGcatggacgaggaagatgatgtcttccTCAAGATCTTCAACCAAAAACGCGATGCGGGTAGTCGGTGCACCGAAGACCAGTTCGAAGAGGTCATGAGCTTCTTCGAGCTCACGTCGCGAAAGGAGCAACCATATGCCTTTGTAGATAACTCGCCCCTCATGAGCTTCGAAGAATTCCAACAAGCGATGGACCCAGCTGTAGAGGAGAGTGTAAAGCGGTTCGCCAAGGACATCTATGAATACTGGAAGTCCAGGAGGACCAGCAACGGCAACGAGCCCCTACTACCTACACCGAAG GTTGAGGCTGGTCGAGACACCGATGATACGGACCCGTATGTCTGCTTCCGTAGGCGTGAGGTGCGGCAGACGCGCAAGACCCGTGGTAGGGATGCGCAGAGTGCCGATAAGCTGAGGAGACTCaggaaggagctggaagatgctCGACAGATGGTCGCTTTGGTGCGCCAACGCGAGCTAGCGAGGAAGGAGATGCTGGCCATCGAACGCCAAGTGTTCTTGCAGAGATCGGAGgtcaaggagatgaagaggaagctcaacatcaaggatgatgatgaggacctCATCAACCAGAAG ccgaagaagaagcctgTAGAAGCACCAGCTGTGCAACGCCCGGCTGCGCCTCAACTGCGCATGCCCCCCAAGGCTGGTACACAAGCTGCAGAAGACCTACAGCTGTTGGAGGATGTTCaggcagagaaggagaaCGAGATTCAGCGCGACATCAAGCAGAATATCGCCAAGCACGTCAAGTGGAACGAGGGCTATGTGGACTTTACAAGAGCACCACTCTCCCCGTCGCCAGAGCGAACTTTCGATGCTGCTTCTTTCCGCCCTGCAATCACCACTCAACTGCCCacgccgccatcatcggaATCGTCCGATAATATGCTGGATTCGCCCTTAGATACCACGAGTGCCATTGCTCTCCGAGATAAATTAGCTCCACATGCCATGGAATTGAGTGTGGACACCAGCAAGATGCCCTCGTTCAGACGACGTATCGGGCGCGGCGGTCGTTTGTGGATCGATCGTCGAAATCTGGTGTCCCGTTGTAGAGTCGAACTGGACCCATGGAAGGCCGATCGGTTCAAGTATGATCAGGAGGACTCGGACGAGGATCTCGAATTTGAAGGAGACCAGTACGATATCCAGATCATGCAGCATCGGGCCATCATGGCAGCCAAAGCCCGAGACcaagcagcggcggcagctcaAGCCCATGCGCAGGCGCAGGCTCAACAAGCTCAGGCTCAAGCTCAGGCTCAACGGCGATTGCAGGCCGAGCAGACATCGGCGACCAATCCACCAAGTGGAGGGCAAACCATGGGATCTAATCCCGGGCCTGGCGCCATTGCCTCCACTTCAGAGACCTAA
- the cnaB gene encoding calcineurin regulatory subunit B (COG:T;~EggNog:ENOG410PG8E;~InterPro:IPR011992,IPR002048,IPR018247,IPR015757;~PFAM:PF00036,PF13499,PF13405,PF13202,PF13833;~go_function: GO:0005509 - calcium ion binding [Evidence IEA];~go_function: GO:0008597 - calcium-dependent protein serine/threonine phosphatase regulator activity [Evidence IEA]) gives MDHSSEPNNAALYDARRRRGSVGTSQLFENIVSASNFDRDEVDRLRKRFMKLDKDSSGTIDRDEFLSLPQVSSNPLATRMIAIFDEDGGGDVDFQEFVSGLSAFSSKGNKEEKLRFAFKVYDIDRDGYISNGELFIVLKMMVGNNLKDVQLQQIVDKTIMEADKDGDGKISFEEFTDMVENTDVSLSMTLNQI, from the exons ATGGATCATTCCAGCGAACCCAACAACGCGGCCCTTTACGATGCCCGGAGACGCAGGGGCTCCGTCGGAACTTCTCAGCTCTTCGAAAACATTGTGTCCGCCTCCAACT TCGATCGCGATGAAGTGGACCGTCTCCGCAAGCGCTTCATGAAGCTTGATAAG GACAGCTCCGGCACCATCGACCGCGATGaattcctctcccttcctcaAGTCTCCTCCAACCCGCTCGCCACGAG AATGATCGCCATCTTCGACGaagacggcggcggcgatgtCGACTTCCAAGAGTTCGTGTCCGGGTTATCAGCCTTTAGCTCCAAGGgcaacaaagaagaaaagctgcGCTTCGCATTCAAAGTATACGACATCGATCGCGACGGGTACATCTCCAATGGCGAATTGTTCATcgtgctgaagatgatggtcggAAACAATCTTAAGGATGTGCAGTTGCAGCAGATTGTTGATAAGACCATCATGGAGGCGGAtaaggatggtgatggcaaGATTAGCTTCGAGGAGTTCACGGATATGGTTGAGAATACGGATGTTAGTTTGAGTATGACGTTGA ACCAGATCTGA
- a CDS encoding uncharacterized protein (COG:T;~EggNog:ENOG410PV41;~InterPro:IPR000719,IPR011009,IPR008271,IPR017441;~PFAM:PF00069;~TransMembrane:2 (o20-43i222-241o);~go_function: GO:0004672 - protein kinase activity [Evidence IEA];~go_function: GO:0005524 - ATP binding [Evidence IEA];~go_process: GO:0006468 - protein phosphorylation [Evidence IEA]) produces the protein MHIHHHCLRLPSVPVRANRAILFSLTSSSIAGQGLLLTLQLHLEAKYLTLSEMQSIIRALKRIRFLRAKPHQLSRSLSTTTSIPQYEPVDEEFSPGYDPKHYYPAKPGEVLADHYRLLVKIGWGSGSTVWLARDVARYRWQAERIVALKILNNNNPKGADHERRIEEHIAKQTPSHRGRPVIRSYLENFELAGPIGKHICLAYEPSREPLWLYQRRFESDRFTLPMVKAYILIILAGLDYLHSVCKVVHTDLKLDNILITFENENILPRFVKEQEEAQSMQCKTDSETGRVIYRCHNNFGPLDPSGLGNIYPQITDFGAATLLGTGGDDGAVQLGTRPIQPDYYRAPEVILGCGWSYSADIWNLGVMIWNILEGTELFTQVQDAEGTYLPEAHLAQMIALLGPPPKKLLVMSESMAQVEWSPAITDERGKIFKNNREYFGGPFFDEEGNFFYNDLIPARKLEDAVPSLEASDKEAFLSFIKQMLTWLPEERKTARQLMEHPFLND, from the exons ATgcacatccatcaccactgTCTAAGACTGCCAAGTGTGCCAGTTCGTGCCAACCGCGCAATATTGTTCTCATTaacatcctcatcaataGCAGGCCAAGGCTTGCTACTCACCCTACAGCTTCACCTAGAAGCAAAGTACCTTACCTTAAGCGAAATGCAATCAATAATCCGTGCACTAAAGCGCATACGCTTTCTTCGCGCCAAACCTCACCAGCTCTCGCGTTCACTATCTACTACAACTTCCATTCCCCAATACGAACCTGTGGACGAGGAGTTCAGTCCTGGCTACGATCCCAAACACTACTATCCTGCAAAGCCCGGGGAGGTTCTCGCCGATCACTATCGATTGCTGGTCAAGATTGGATGGGGAAGCGGTTCAACAGTGTGGCTCGCCCGAGATGTCGCAAG ATATCGATGGCAGGCTGAACGCATTGTAGCCCTCAAAatcctcaacaacaacaatcccaAGGGTGCCGACCATGAGCGTCGTATTGAAGAACACATCGCTAAGCAAACTCCTTCACACCGCGGTCGTCCGGTTATCCGCAGTTACCTTGAAAACTTTGAATTGGCAGGACCCATCGGCAAACATATCTGTCTAGCCTACGAGCCATCGCGGGAGCCTCTCTGGTTATACCAAAGACGGTTCGAAAGCGACAGGTTCACCCTGCCGATGGTTAAAGCCTATATTCTTATCATTCTGGCTGGTCTCGATTACTTACATTCTGTGTGCAAGGTAGTCCATACTG ACCTGAAACTCGACAATATCCTCATAACCTTCGAAAATGAGAACATCCTCCCGAGATTTGtcaaagaacaagaagaggcTCAGTCGATGCAATGCAAGACGGATTCGGAAACCGGTCGCGTCATTTACCGCTGTCACAACAACTTCGGACCTCTTGACCCGAGTGGACTAGGCAACATCTACCCTCAAATAACCGATTTTGGCGCCGCGACTCTACTCGGCActggtggagatgatggcgCCGTTCAACTGGGTACTCGTCCTATACAACCTGACTATTATCGCGCACCTGAGGTCATTCTGGGATGTGGGTGGAGCTATAGTGCTGATATATGGAATCTGGGTGTTATG ATATGGAATATACTCGAAGGCACAGAGTTGTTCACCCAGGTACAGGATGCGGAGGGAACTTACCTCCCAGAAGCACATCTAGCACAGATGATAGCCCTGCTTGGGCCCCCGCCTAAGAAATTGCTTGTGATGTCAGAGTCCATGGCACAGGTTGAGTGGTCACCAGCTATCACTGATGAAAGGGGTAAGATATTCAAGAACAATAGGGAATACTTTGGTGGGCCTTtctttgatgaagaag GCAACTTCTTCTACAACGATTTGATACCCGCGCGAAAACTTGAAGATGCAGTCCCATCTCTAGAAGCGAGCGACAAGGAAGCTTTCCTATCTTTCATCAAACAGATGCTCACTTGGTTGCCTGAGGAACGAAAGACGGCTCGGCAGTTGATGGAGCACCCTTTCCTCAATGATTGA
- a CDS encoding SGNH/GDSL hydrolase family protein (COG:S;~EggNog:ENOG410PIMW;~InterPro:IPR037460,IPR013830,IPR036514;~PFAM:PF18647,PF13472;~SECRETED:SignalP(1-14);~go_function: GO:0016788 - hydrolase activity, acting on ester bonds [Evidence IEA]), with the protein MIWLIFLLVILVTGSPDINTPPHDPPSSDLPITDLTFVRKWAAIGDSYTAGIGAGDVWSDKKEDTKCSRYDKSYVALLKHVLGPQVTNFTYTACSGARTSDIYTQAQDLDKLHDLIVLTGGGNDLCLSDIITTCIFLPFNSEEKCQKVIELAQENIKFILGYNVRRILEVAVSKVNAFGIIVWALYGQFFNTETDDCEKNQDWAFPGLAPFDALPLTRERREKLNQLVTDTNKVIKKTIEDYVMDKGKYFPRVHIRTADWNDFMKDGLKGQYCVPGSTGKYPDPMQPNLHFFKPDTTYERHTELKAKRDNITDTSFSSSADTNDTLSSFYDSILYRSPNPAAAALYELNPTGVTLPPGCPGDDKGIGFGLPDRWGKYFHPNELGHKTIASFVLDGIYAARADFLGKRNPICSRGFEEFRCWQNDGRRDYASADLLNKNYKTYCKEVKPPKNTANWKDERWFHQLTPETHSFSIQLSDGATHFDQGHCMESFERIINSCDGNDPKNPMNWKFGGRWTRGSYTYEVNIANSFKRPWPPTREVGGFCDSSYKFWYQRYDMRGRGWATWDAGQDTLKPAIISCVGHGLTGWDFQYLDQPDSDGNEWVVKFNTPILTGPRCFDNNRVQFNAGGFTRGCHGVLRRDP; encoded by the exons ATGATTTGGCTCATATTCCTGCTGGTGATTCTTGTCACTGGCAGCCCTGACATCAATACTCCCCCACATGATCCTCCCTCATCCGATCTCCCCATCACAGACCTCACCTTCGTTCGCAAATGGGCAGCCATTGGCGACAGCTACACAGCAGGCATTGGTGCCGGTGATGTGTGGAGCGACAAAAAAGAAGACACCAAATGCTCCCGCTACGACAAGTCGTATGTAGCACTTCTGAAGCATGTGTTGGGTCCACAAGTGACCAATTTCACATACACGGCATGCAGTGGCGCTCGTACTAGCGACATCTACACCCAGGCCCAGGACCTTGATAAACTACACGACCTCATAGTCCTGACCGGTGGAGGAAACGACTTGTGCTTG TCCGATATCATCACCACCTGCATCTTTCTCCCTTTCAATAGCGAAGAGAAGTGTCAGAAGGTCATTGAGTTGGCTCAAGAGAACATCAAGTTTATCCTGGGGTACAACGTTCGCAGGATCCTCGAAGTTGCTGTGAGCAAGGTGAATGCTTTTGGCATCATTGTCTGGGCTCTCTACGGCCAGTTCTTCAACACGGAAACCGATGACTGCGAGAAGAATCAGGACTGGGCCTTCCCTGGTCTTGCTCCATTCGATGCTCTGCCTTTGACTCGCGAGCGTCGCGAGAAACTCAATCAATTGGTTACTGACACAAACAAGGTCATTAAGAAAACCATCGAGGATTATGTCATGGATAAGGGAAAGTATTTCCCAAGAGTGCATATCCGTACTGCAGATTGGAATGACTTCATGAAAGACGGCCTCAAAGGACAGTACTGCGTGCCCGGATCAACAGGCAAATATCCCGATCCCATGCAGCCGAACTTGCATTTCTTCAAGCCAGACACCACCTATGAACGCCACACGGAACTGAAAGCGAAGCGTGACAACATCACTgacacctccttctcctcctccgccgatACTAATGACACCCTTTCATCTTTTTACGACTCTATCCTCTACCGCTCTCCCAACCCGGCTGCAGCTGCCCTTTACGAGCTGAATCCCACCGGCGTAACCTTACCCCCAGGCTGCCCGGGTGATGACAAAGGTATAGGGTTCGGGCTCCCCGACCGCTGGGGCAAATACTTCCACCCAAACGAGCTCGGCCACAAGACCATTGCCTCCTTCGTGCTAGATGGCATATATGCCGCACGGGCTGATTTCCTAGGCAAGAGGAACCCCATCTGCTCGCGCGGTTTCGAGGAGTTCCGATGCTGGCAAAATGACGGCCGAAGGGATTACGCAAGCGCAGACCTCCTAAACAAGAACTACAAGACCTACTGCAAGGAAGTAAAACCCCCGAAGAATACAGCAAATTGGAAAGACGAGCGCTGGTTCCACCAACTCACCCCGGAAACGCACAGCTTCAGCATCCAACTCAGCGACGGCGCCACTCACTTCGACCAAGGCCACTGCATGGAGTCCTTCGAACGTATCATCAACTCCTGCGACGGCAATGATCCGAAAAATCCGATGAACTGGAAATTCGGGGGTCGCTGGACTCGCGGGAGCTATACGTATGAAGTTAACATTGCGAACTCGTTCAAGAGACCTTGGCCGCCGACGAGAGAAGTTGGGGGTTTTTGCGATAGCAGTTATAAGTTTTGGTACCAGAGATATGATATGAGAGGCAGAGGATGGGCAACTTGGGATGCGGGTCAGGATACGCTGAAGCCGGCTATTATAAGCTGCGTGGGACACGGACTTACGGGATGGGATTTTCAGTATTTGGATCAACCGGACTCTGATGGAAATGAATGGGTGGTTAAATTCAATACGCCAATTCTGACGGGACCCAGATGctttgataataatagagTGCAGTTCAACGCTGGGGGTTTCACGCGGGGTTGTCATGGGGTGTTACGACGTGATCCTTGA
- a CDS encoding uncharacterized protein (CAZy:GH18;~COG:G;~EggNog:ENOG410PUJ4;~InterPro:IPR036861,IPR011583,IPR029070,IPR001223, IPR017853,IPR001002,IPR001579,IPR018371;~PFAM:PF00187,PF00704;~SECRETED:SignalP(1-19);~go_function: GO:0004553 - hydrolase activity, hydrolyzing O-glycosyl compounds [Evidence IEA];~go_function: GO:0008061 - chitin binding [Evidence IEA];~go_process: GO:0005975 - carbohydrate metabolic process [Evidence IEA]) produces MSVFSAILLCLFGWQLTSSAVFAHNLAWGALPSNLDPVYPFQLLPTSSTSDDGYKCAKDEGCKIGCCGPIDSTGSGFCGFGPEFCGKNCTSNCDRKSECDPGWGKEWSQASTCPLNVCCSKFGFCGTTKDFCGDATVVSPQCGGTSAKKRTVGYYEGWNLERPCGKMGPADIPLGFYTHINYAFASIDPQSFRITAMDNLTASLYQGVTALKRQQSDLEVWIAIGGWAFNDPGPTRTTFSDLAASEAAQDTFFGSLISFMQNNRFDGIDIDWEYPVTDERGGKPEDYVNFVTLVKRLRERLNQTGRKYGISITLPTSYWYLRGFDIVNLEPHVDFLNVMSYDIHGTWDSTNKQLGPYAFAHTNLTEINSALELLWRNNINPERVNLGLGFYGRSFTMKDPKCKKPGCEFSGGARAGECTGTPGVLATYEVNKIIQKGGTDVVLDKDAAVTIVTWENDQWVSIDNQETLRMKMDYANKRCLGGTMVWAIDLDDGTMIDALGGAMGKNKSRILPARRIPVPEAGSRDVDDVLGWKKWWKEHRNEL; encoded by the exons ATGTCAGTGTTTTCGGCAATTCTGCTCTGCCTGTTCGGTTGGCAACTGACTTCTAGCGCTGTCTTCGCGCACAATCTCGCCTGGGGAGCTCTTCCGTCGAATCTTGACCCTGTCTATCCTTTCCAACTCCTTCCCACTTCCTCTACCAGTGATGATGGGTACAAGTGTGCCAAGGATGAAGGATGTAAAATAGGATGCTGTGGACCCAT TGACTCCACTGGTTCGGGTTTTTGTGGTTTTGGTCCCGAGTTCTGCGGCAAAAATTGCACCTCGAACTGTGATCGCAAGAGCGAATGCGATCCCGGCTGGGGGAAAGAATGGTCTCAAGCGTCCACTTGTCCGCTAAATGTTTGTTGTAGCAAGTTCGGTTTCTGCG GAACCACCAAGGACTTCTGTGGCGATGCCACCGTCGTGTCTCCCCAATGCGGTGGCACGAGTGCCAAAAAGCGTACAGTCGGGTATTACGAGGGGTGGAACTTGGAACGCCCATGTGGAA AAATGGGACCAGCCGATATCCCTCTCGGCTTCTACACACACATCAACTACGCATTCGCTTCAATTGACCCTCAGTCATTCCGCATCACTGCCATGGACAATCTCACTGCGTCATTGTACCAGGGCGTGACGGCACTCAAGCGCCAACAGAGTGATCTCGAGGTGTGGATTGCCATTGGGGGATGGGCATTCAATGACCCGGGTCCGACTCGAACCACTTTCTCTGATCTGGCCGCTTCCGAGGCCGCTCAGGATACGTTCTTCGGATCCCTGATTAGCTTTATGCAGAATAATCGGTTTGATGGCATTGATATTGACTGGGAATACCCTGTGACTGACGAACGGGGCGGGAAACCCGAGGATTATGTCAATTTTGTGACTTTGGTGAAGAGACTGAGGGAACGGTTGAACCAGACAGGAAGGAAGTATGGCATTTCCATCACTCTG CCGACGTCCTACTGGTATCTGAGGGGATTCGATATTGTCAATCTCGAGCCGCATGTGGATTTCCTTAACGTCATGTCTTATGACATTC ACGGCACATGGGACTCCACGAATAAGCAGCTTGGACCGTACGCCTTCGCACACACCAATCTAACGGAGATTAACAGCGCCCTAGAGCTTCTCTGGCGCAACAACATCAATCCGGAGAGAGTTAACCTTGGGCTAGGCTTCTATGGCCGCAGCTTCACGATGAAGGATCCCAAGTGCAAGAAGCCTGGCTGTGAGTTCTCTGGAGGGGCGCGGGCAGGCGAATGTACCGGCACACCGGGAGTGCTGGCCACGTATGAGGTCAACAAGATCATTCAAAAGGGCGGGACCGACGTTGTACTCGACAAAGACGCGGCGGTTACCATCGTAACCTGGGAAAATGATCAATGGGTTTCCATAGATAACCAAGAGACACTACGGATGAAAATGGATTATGCTAATAAGCGGTGTCTTGGAGGGACCATGGTCTGGGCAATTGATCTGGATGATGGAACTATGATCGACGCTCTAGGGGGTGCTATGGGAAAGAACAAATCAAGGATTCTCCCTGCTCGGCGCATTCCTGTCCCTGAAGCTGGGAGCagagatgttgatgatgttctggggtggaagaagtggTGGAAGGAGCATAGAAATGAACTGTGA